The Triticum dicoccoides isolate Atlit2015 ecotype Zavitan chromosome 6A, WEW_v2.0, whole genome shotgun sequence genome has a window encoding:
- the LOC119314511 gene encoding ATP synthase subunit 9, mitochondrial-like, with protein sequence MLEGAKSIGVGAAVSIGNVLNSLIHSVARNPSLAKQSFGYAILGIALTEAIALFAPMMAFLISFVFRSHKKS encoded by the coding sequence ATGTTAGAAGGTGCTAAATCAATAGGTGTCGGAGCTGCTGTCAGTATTGGAAACGTCCTCAATTCTTTGATTCATTCCGTGGCGCGAAATCCATCATTGGCTAAACAATCATTTGGTTATGCCATTTTGGGCATTGCTCTCACCGAAGCTATTGCATTGTTTGCCCCAATGATGGCCTTTCTGATCTCATTCGTTTTCCGATCGCATAAAAAGTCATGA